In Aminobacterium sp. MB27-C1, a single genomic region encodes these proteins:
- the recF gene encoding DNA replication/repair protein RecF (All proteins in this family for which functions are known are DNA-binding proteins that assist the filamentation of RecA onto DNA for the initiation of recombination or recombinational repair.), with the protein MVYCRLTSWHNFRNLTPRRLEWAAGLNLLIGNNGSGKTNALEALHFLSGWGPFRSQRKSVLVNWNIEEKQAFLRGFFSGEGDIDIVATVGEKNVIQCDGKRTTYGTIRSNIPTLAFLPGDLAIVDGAPSVRRQFLDRLCALLFPLYVRKMSDCRKTLRHRAILLKERKDPSLTSKVLAPLVSWIWSTRAAAVDLLNIGIKEFYALLPAEIELTFQRGGAFDLQDPLEDYWRSVKKWRDKERITTVPQVGPQRDDMIITSKGQPVTMTMSRGQRRRTAASLMLAAGWAVERKMRRKPILILDEIAAELDDYGRQLLIETLVQSSWQVFAATAESSMGHWPGAIWNVHQGDIERKNS; encoded by the coding sequence ATAGTCTATTGCAGACTGACTTCGTGGCATAATTTTAGAAATTTAACGCCTCGCCGTCTTGAATGGGCTGCGGGGCTTAATTTGCTTATTGGAAATAACGGCTCTGGAAAGACAAATGCACTGGAGGCTCTTCATTTTCTTTCTGGGTGGGGCCCTTTTCGTTCTCAAAGGAAAAGCGTTCTTGTGAACTGGAATATAGAAGAAAAACAGGCTTTTTTAAGAGGTTTTTTTTCTGGAGAAGGCGATATAGATATTGTGGCAACTGTAGGAGAGAAAAATGTTATCCAGTGTGATGGAAAACGAACGACGTATGGAACAATACGTTCTAACATTCCAACGTTGGCTTTTCTTCCTGGGGATTTGGCTATAGTAGATGGAGCTCCGTCAGTTCGACGTCAGTTTCTTGATCGTCTATGTGCTTTACTTTTTCCTTTGTATGTTCGGAAGATGAGTGATTGTCGTAAGACATTACGCCATCGTGCTATCTTGCTAAAAGAAAGAAAAGATCCTTCTCTAACTTCAAAAGTTCTTGCTCCTCTTGTTTCGTGGATATGGTCGACTCGAGCCGCTGCTGTTGATCTTTTAAATATAGGAATAAAAGAATTTTATGCACTTCTTCCTGCAGAAATAGAACTTACTTTTCAGAGGGGAGGAGCTTTTGATTTACAAGATCCACTCGAAGATTATTGGCGATCTGTTAAAAAATGGAGAGATAAAGAGCGTATCACAACAGTTCCCCAAGTGGGGCCACAACGGGATGATATGATTATTACGTCGAAGGGACAACCTGTGACGATGACGATGAGTCGTGGACAGAGACGGAGAACAGCAGCTTCATTAATGCTTGCTGCAGGATGGGCTGTAGAGAGAAAGATGCGTCGAAAACCTATTTTGATTCTTGATGAAATTGCAGCTGAACTTGATGATTATGGAAGACAGCTTCTTATTGAAACCCTTGTTCAATCGTCATGGCAGGTT
- the dnaN gene encoding DNA polymerase III subunit beta, protein MRLQVSKPDFMKSWQTAERVTSTKSTISSLSGILCRVDDTSVILEATDLKTSIKCIATGVNIEESGEAILPVKIVGELFKKAPTETFTVSVKEGKGIIFAGRNTYRFSTYPVEEFPHLPSADNAQFFCTAKAEKLSQILSEGTVASTLGEEFPKYLGAALLELKESELRVVSTDGRRLSLSKALLDDYGETEKMLLPLAGLKELLRQLSSLEADKPVRILHDNTLAYFQMGDVEFSIRKIESSFPNYEKILNPQSTTTLTVSRNALTEALERVDVVVKDHSRMVILKLSPNGDLRMIGRAPEIGEAEEILDAQIDGEPLLIAFNVSYLLDGLKALHSENVYVTFNGPEGQMSMLRPGGNDFLYMLMPIKLNESELAYERNEEE, encoded by the coding sequence ATGAGACTCCAGGTGAGCAAACCCGATTTCATGAAAAGTTGGCAAACAGCAGAAAGAGTAACAAGCACAAAAAGTACTATAAGCTCTCTTTCTGGAATTTTATGTCGTGTTGATGACACTTCTGTAATACTTGAAGCTACAGATCTCAAAACATCTATTAAGTGTATTGCCACTGGGGTAAATATCGAAGAAAGCGGAGAAGCTATTCTTCCTGTTAAAATTGTCGGAGAACTTTTTAAAAAAGCTCCTACTGAAACATTTACTGTTTCGGTGAAAGAAGGAAAAGGAATTATTTTTGCAGGAAGAAATACATATCGTTTTTCTACATACCCTGTTGAAGAATTTCCACATCTCCCCTCAGCAGATAATGCGCAATTTTTCTGCACTGCTAAAGCAGAAAAACTCTCTCAAATTTTAAGTGAAGGAACAGTTGCCAGTACCCTTGGAGAAGAGTTTCCCAAGTACTTAGGTGCAGCCCTTCTTGAACTTAAAGAGAGTGAACTTCGAGTAGTTTCCACTGATGGACGACGACTTTCTTTATCAAAAGCATTACTTGATGATTATGGTGAAACAGAAAAAATGCTTCTTCCTTTAGCAGGACTAAAAGAGCTTCTGCGTCAACTTTCATCTTTAGAAGCCGATAAGCCAGTTCGAATTCTTCACGATAATACACTTGCGTATTTTCAGATGGGTGATGTAGAATTTTCAATTCGGAAAATAGAATCTTCTTTTCCTAATTACGAGAAAATTTTAAATCCTCAAAGTACAACAACATTAACAGTCTCAAGAAACGCATTAACAGAAGCTCTTGAAAGAGTTGATGTTGTTGTTAAAGACCATAGTCGTATGGTTATTTTAAAACTTTCTCCTAATGGAGATCTTCGTATGATTGGACGAGCCCCTGAAATAGGCGAGGCTGAAGAAATATTAGATGCACAAATTGATGGTGAACCTTTATTGATTGCTTTTAATGTTTCTTACCTTCTAGATGGATTAAAAGCTTTACATAGTGAAAATGTATACGTTACATTCAACGGACCAGAAGGGCAAATGAGCATGCTTCGACCAGGCGGAAATGATTTCCTTTATATGCTTATGCCTATTAAGCTCAACGAATCTGAACTTGCATATGAAAGGAACGAAGAAGAATAG
- the dnaA gene encoding chromosomal replication initiator protein DnaA: MVDKKISDIWDDVLNSIEKAMPEGTADLWLKTCVPLSIVDGVFIIDVPNVFVKEQISKRFQNLIEDILDDKGYAQSIELKLASETRKDEQQRAERAVQQTGTLSRSGLNPNYIFNSFVVGKSNRLAHAASLAVAETPGEAYNPLFIWGGVGLGKTHLMHAIGHYVLNKNNSLKVTYVSSEKFINEFIQSIKNNRTQEFKSKYRNVDILLIDDIQFLGNKGSSQEEFFHTFNQLHVSKKQIVICSDRPPKEIQNIEDRLVSRFEWGLVTDIQMPDLETRIAILEKKAQIRNYEVPENVISFLAQNVPSNIRELEGALNRVVACAELNSEPITEENAAQWLKDIIRHNSKGPISVDTIQQIVAENFSLRVEDLVGNRRTSDIALARQVAMYLCRKLTDASLQQVGLSFNKKDHTTVLHAQRKISKLIEEQPRMKEIVDNIENKL, encoded by the coding sequence TTGGTGGATAAAAAAATTAGTGACATCTGGGATGATGTTCTCAACAGCATTGAAAAAGCAATGCCTGAAGGGACTGCAGATTTATGGTTGAAAACCTGCGTTCCTCTCTCAATTGTGGACGGTGTCTTTATTATTGATGTTCCAAATGTTTTTGTTAAAGAACAAATTTCTAAAAGGTTTCAAAATCTTATCGAAGATATTCTTGACGATAAGGGATATGCGCAATCTATTGAATTAAAATTAGCTTCAGAAACACGAAAAGATGAACAACAACGAGCAGAGAGGGCTGTTCAACAAACAGGTACTCTCTCTAGAAGCGGCTTAAACCCAAATTATATTTTTAATAGTTTTGTCGTTGGTAAATCTAATCGACTCGCTCATGCCGCGAGTCTTGCTGTAGCAGAAACTCCAGGAGAAGCGTATAACCCTTTATTTATATGGGGAGGTGTCGGTTTAGGAAAGACCCACCTCATGCATGCTATTGGGCATTATGTTCTTAATAAAAACAATTCACTTAAAGTAACATATGTAAGTTCCGAAAAGTTCATTAACGAATTTATACAATCTATAAAAAATAACAGAACTCAAGAGTTTAAATCTAAATATAGAAATGTGGATATTCTTCTCATTGATGATATTCAATTTTTAGGAAACAAGGGAAGCAGCCAGGAAGAATTTTTCCACACATTCAATCAGCTTCATGTAAGCAAAAAACAGATTGTTATCTGTTCCGACCGTCCTCCTAAAGAGATACAAAATATAGAAGATCGTCTTGTGAGCCGCTTTGAATGGGGCTTAGTTACCGACATTCAAATGCCTGACCTTGAAACACGTATTGCCATTCTCGAAAAAAAGGCACAAATTCGTAACTACGAGGTTCCAGAAAACGTTATTTCTTTTCTTGCGCAAAACGTTCCAAGTAATATCAGAGAGTTGGAAGGAGCTCTTAATAGAGTTGTCGCTTGTGCAGAACTCAATAGTGAGCCTATTACTGAGGAAAATGCTGCCCAATGGCTAAAAGATATTATTCGCCACAACTCCAAGGGGCCCATTAGTGTTGATACTATTCAACAGATAGTTGCCGAGAATTTCAGTCTGAGAGTTGAAGATCTTGTAGGAAATCGACGTACTTCGGATATTGCCTTAGCTCGACAAGTCGCAATGTATCTTTGTCGAAAACTTACTGACGCAAGTCTACAACAGGTGGGACTTTCCTTTAATAAAAAGGATCACACTACAGTTCTCCACGCCCAAAGAAAAATATCCAAACTCATAGAAGAGCAGCCACGAATGAAAGAAATTGTGGATAACATAGAGAATAAGCTGTGA